GAAAATCTGGCCAGATCTCGTTGGTTGTTCAAGTTTAGTTAGATAATCTTTCAAGCTAATTAGTATTTAGTATGGGAAAACTCTGTATAGAGTAGATCTCATTAATTACAGCACAGTTACCGATTTGCAAGTGTAGTCAACACTCTTTATTGATAAAACAGGACAAGTAATTGAGATTTAATAGGGTAAGAACcgtaaaaagtaaaacaaatgcTGCTGGAACTTAATATGTGGAAAATGAATTCTAGCTTGTAAGATCAACAGAATCTGCTAGTTCTGAAATTCTTGACTTCAACAACATAACATTTATTTAGGAAACACAATTTCTGGTGAACACCAAGAGTGAAACACTGTCCCCATAAAAGGTATGGACGTCTAAGGTGTATCTGCAGTAGGAATCTTCCAGGGGACCTAAAGCTTTTGGTCATGAAAACATTCATTCACGAGCAACTAAAACAATCTGTTTACCAACATTGCGACCAGTGAAGAGCCCAATAAGAGCTGCTGGGCAATTCTCAAGGCCTTCAGCTATGTCTTCCACATATACAATCTTCCCTTCTGCAATGTAAGAGAGCACCTCCTCCACAAACTTTGGGTAGAGGTGATAGTAATCGAAAACCAGGAATCCTTCCATATGGATGCGCTTGGAAATTAGATGCATCAAATTGTGCACACCTTCAGGATTGTGAAGGTTGTACTGTGACATCATGCCACAGACAGCAATGCGGCCATGGACCCTCATGTTGAGTAGCACTGCATCAAGCATCTTTCCCCCAACATTGTCAAAGTAAATATCGATACCTTCAGGAAAGTACCTGGAAAAACAATACAGCATTCACACTAGTAAATTAAGACCAGAAAATAAGATAGAAAAGTCAGCGATTCTCTAGATTTCCCAAGTTCATAGGGTAAAACTTCTTATATCATAATCCTTCCTGTTTCCCtatcctccctttttttttttttttttttttttgaattaacaaaatagaaaagttttgtcaaaaggTCTAACCCCAATGGGGTAGTCAAAACCCAAGAAATTTCTTCAGTAAACATATTAGAGAAGCCCAGTATTTCTTGACATTTCTAATGAAGGCATACAAAGTTGAAATTAATccttaacataatttttttttttttttttttttttttttaccttaaaaaattttgaacacacTAACTATGAAGGGATGTCCAATTTTTATTTCAGTATCAAATTAGAAGCCATGTTAAAgctgtttcttttttaataagtagAACCCATGTTAAAGCttgaaatgatattttttatgttctgaTTAGAATAAGtgtgtgcacacacacacatttgaTTACTACTAACCTTTTCAAAGCTGCATCCAAGTCAGGCTCTTCTTTATAGTTGAAAGCCTCATTGAACCCGAATTTGTTCTTCAGCAAATCGACCTTTTGTTGCCAAAAGTATAATGGaaggaaacaaaataaaacagaaaaatgCTTGTTAGCAAAGTGTACCACTCTGGTTTCGCACACCAGTAATATGTTGAACTGTGCAATCAGTAATAGTTATCAATATCTGTTATGATTTGTGGAAATTGATAACTGACAAAGGTGTCATATCTTGACTTGAACATTTGATCTCTGGCAGTGACTCCAAAATATACAGACATGGGACAGGTGTATTATTACCATTAAACatatatgtttataaatttctccaaaatatgtgtgtgtgtgtatacttGTTATGGTGTCTATTTACATGCATACACACCATCATAAgcaaaacaaatttcaaatttataaccATACATATACTTACCTACAAAAACACATAACAAACCAAACAGTTCTGTACTAACTTaggtaaagaaaaaagaatttttgcaCTCTTCAAATCAGTGTTAGAAATGACTAATGTTTCCTGTCCACTCTTGTTTACCATGCTAAAATTTTCTTGTTcctatttttagtttttttttttcctgtttacTTGCTAAGGAcatgaaaaattttatgaggaaaaaaaagaaaaagaattagaaTCCTATGTTTTATAGACTATCTAACATCTATTGGAAGAAAAGATTTGAGTTAGCTTGCAATGGTTCACtagttttttgtaaaaatataggCATACGAATGCCAGTATTCTCCATCCATTAGAGAAGAGAGTTCAATTAGGAATTAAGATACAGTCTATCAACAGTAGAACTGCTTAGGATGGAACAAAGATTAGGTACAGGATACAACCAATTGGATTGAGCACATTATGTAGAGTACAATATTAATTGAATTGAACAACTGGGCATACATGTTCAGCAAGTCACCTTTTCTTTGCTTCCAGCACTTCCAACAACATAACACCCTAACAGCTTTGCAAATTGCCCAACAAGCTGACCAACTGCCCCAGAAGCTGCTGAAATGAAGACATACTCTCCTTTCATAGGAGAGCAAACCTCATAAAAACCAGCATAAGCAGTTAAACCAGGCATACCTACACATAATGAACACCATAAATGAGCTTTTAACACCAACCAAAACAtagcataataataaaaaaataaaaaaataaaaaactagctAACCAGAAGTATGTGATCTTTAATGGTAATAATGATTGGGATGGCATCAATCTCCATAAATAACTTCAGCTTAGCTTGGAAAGCCTATATTGCCAGTTATAATAAGTTGTCCCACTTGCAACTTTTTTAGCTTAGTTCTTAGTTCTACAATCAAACTCACCACAAGAATTAACAATAGATAAGTTTTATTTTGGACAAACAATTGAACACTTCAGCAAAATGGATGAGGTACACAGGATTGGATGTTTGTTTTACAATTGTGTAAGACCAAGAATTTTGAAAGCCATCTAGGTAGGCTACACCAAATAATTGAGTTTTACAAGGTTATCTCATGAAGGtagatcattaaaaaaaaaaaaaacagaagctTGTAGCAACATACACATATAGTAAATGTCTACTAATTATCAGAATCATACTTTGATCATTAAGAACATGATCAtgattataatatttttatggaagATGATTTCCAACATGAAGAAAAATCCTTCGGTTGCTTTGTCTTACATAAAATCATAACGGTAACAATGTAGGTGAACTTAACACTGAAGGAGTTACCTCATATACTCAATCAGTTTCCTAGCATTCTGTATTGCATCTCtcaagtacattaaaaaaagaaaaaaaagatggtgACCAAACTTCTTTCTGTTTTACGACTGCTGCAAATCTACTATGAAAAACAATTTATGAgcagaaaaaaaagtgaagaaaagaaaaagagattacCAAGAATTCCCATATGGTACGTAAGAGGCACATCAGTGTGTAGTACTTTATTCAGAGTCACTAAATTTGTAAGCAAACTGTATTCTTCCCACCCAGTTCTTGCCCAAACCAAGTCGCCTTTCTTGAAGTCTGGATGCCTCGAATCCAAAACTTTAGCCACTCCATATCCACTAATGGGctgcataattttaaatcaaaagcagacaattaaaaaaagatcaGTCTGAAAAACCCTCCATAAATCAAAGTAGATGAAAAGTTAAGCTTCCAGTTGGCTCAAAGATCTATGATAATCTATATGTCATTATACGTATTCTGCCtaaaaacttttatttagaAAGAAGACAGTGGCCTGCAACTAATTACTGCAAATTGCATAAAATGAATGTTGACAATTCTAAAACAGAAATTCACAACAAATTGTCACCTCTATATCTTAAATGGTAAAAATGGCCATATAGTATTCTGAATATATGCGATAGGCATATGACTTTGTATCCTCCTATTGCTTATCATGCTTGGACATTAAAGAGCTCTCTCATCCATAAAATcttcataattcttttttttttttttcctctcgttaatttacaaattgataatacatatatgtgtgtacacatacacacacacacacacatatatatatatatatatacatataattataaaattagattCATGTTGCAATTAGTGTCAGTGTGTAACTCTTATCAATGTAACATCACTCAATACTAGGTATTGGATGATTGTTTTAATAATTCATTATTAAATTACATTGTCTTCTTATAGCCTTTATGTGCATCTAGTTGATCATACATCAATAACTACCTCATCacgaaataataaatttcaatttttttttttaatttaaaattatcacataaaataataaacattaattaattttattagaaacaaatatTTACGTGAAATTTAGAGTGTATATTAACAGCAAATATATTGGATAATCCATCGGTAGAATGGTATAATAATTCCAAAGAGTTACACCACATATAAACAACAATAACACCACAGGCACACCCAATTTCACAATATGTTTAAATGATCGGCGTAAACTAACAGTCGACCGCTATAGAAAGTTGTGAAATTATGTGTGAATTGTATACATAAATCCAATTTCTTTTACACGTAGTTCTCTAATTTTAccatcaaaaaacaaaagagaaaaagtggggATTGGGAaagtttcatttttcaattgTAGCCAAACAAAGAGGATAAGACTAACAAAATAACCATAGGTAGTAGAAAAAGGTGGGAGTCTCGTCAAACTCATCAAACTCACCGAACCAGGCTTGAAGGAGTCGATGTAACTGCCAGCAACGGCCTTCTTCATTCGGTTACGCATGTAAGGATCACAGGACAGGTACAGATTCTTCACCACAATCCCAACGGAACCTTCTGGGACCTTCAATTTTATTGTACTGTTGGTATTAATGTAAAAGTCTGATTCTTTAGGAAAACCAGACACGTGGTCCTTGAGAATCACTTGTTTGTTCTTCACTtgcacatcatcatcatcaccactaCCACTTGCCAtcgctaataaaaaaaaatagaaaactcgTTCAGACAAGACAAGCCAACGGTGAAATCAAATGTGGTTTGTTTTAATGTTCCGACAAGTTTGGGTTTGGGACTTTTCACAGTATTACATTGGGAGGCAATAAGAATCAATGCATAATCCGAAATTTTTGGCGTAATAGTATACATTCTTTAaacgaggtttttttttttttaattttttattttttatttttaaccacaaactattttacaacatttttataaattattggtGTAAgtaattcttattagttttgaTTTGGATCCATtgctaatattatttttttacttaataacAACCACTcatcacatcaacaatttgtaaaaaatattgtaaaataggtttgtaactctagcatttttcatattttaattatttaaaatcaatctcaaaaaaggaaaatactaaaattactacaaaattatgaaattatacctaaaaaaatcttataatgaTTATGAATCACTTTATCaacttataataaataaattccaaattatttatttatttttttatactttttaagtTAAGAAGCTTAGGAATGTCTCCATTGGAAACACAAGATATTGCCATTGCCCATTGGGTTACAAGACTCTTAGGCTTTGTTTGCAAGTTCATAAGGGACTGAAATAGAATAATcacaaatttcatttctctGTGTCTTGCCCTCTTTGGAACTCACACAAAATGGCCAAAAATGGCTCTCTGTTTCAGCTCTCCATTCAAGGCTGAATCACCCTTGCTTTTTGCTTCACccaattttctttcttccttcagcGTGTTAGACACGCTTGAGTCAAGTTTCATTAAGAGAAATGGCTGACTTAAAAGACTTTTGGAAGCTTAAGGAAGcaagctcatttaatgagttttgACCCAAGCATGTGGGCTGGACCCACACAGTGCTTTgcacccaacaatctcccctcCAGCCCACTATGGAGGAGTTCTTCAACCAACTCTTCAGTTAGAACTCATGTCAGCCAACCTGGCACAAAACTTTAACTTTTCTCTAAACACAACCTTGGTCAACATGtcagttatatattttttgtttatgcgGTGTtggatattttttgtttccataatattgctattgcttggtagttatatattttaattcacacatagacATTGAGATTAGAATTTttccccaacaagtggtattagagcttTTGGTTGCTTGGGTTTGATTGTATTGTGTTGGATTAAATGGAGAATATGACTATGAATACTATGGTTAAACTCTCGGCATTGAATTATTCGATATGGAAGCCAATAATGGAGGATGTCCTTTATTGCAAGGATTTGCATGACCCTATTGAGGGTGATATGTCATATACAGATTGggagaaattaaatagaaaaactatCGGGTGTATTAGACAATGCATCGATGTTAGTGTTTTTCACCATGTGTCTCAGGAAACAAATGTAGAGGTTCTTTAGGAAAAATTAAGGAGTTTTTATGAAGGAAAGAAAGCTCaaaaaataaagcttttatTGCTAGAAAGCTTGTGAATTTTAAGCTTAAGGAGGGTAAGTCCATTGCCGAGAATCTTAGTGAGTTCCAAGACTTGGTTAATCAAATGGTTACAATGAAGCTAGTAATAGATTATGAGTTGCAAGCTTTATTGCTGAGTTCCTTACCTGACAATTGGGAGACTTTGGTAGTGTCACTTAGTAATTCTGCTTCAAATGGTGTGTTACAACTTGCCATGGTTAAAGATAGTTTGCTTAATGAAGAAACGAGAAAAAAGGATATGGGCAAGGATATTGCACAGGCTCTTGTCACAGAGAACAGGGGGAGAAGTAAGAGTAGAAGTTCTAAAGGGCGAGGTAAATCCAGAAGTTGGTCAAAgtcaaaaggaaaattcaagtgATTTTATTGTGATAAAGAAGGTTATGGCAATTATTTCCGTGATGGAAAATGGAGGCTTAGTAAAGGATCATTGGTGTTTGTTAGAGGGAAGATTTGTTGTACACTTT
The Quercus lobata isolate SW786 chromosome 10, ValleyOak3.0 Primary Assembly, whole genome shotgun sequence DNA segment above includes these coding regions:
- the LOC115962920 gene encoding 2-alkenal reductase (NADP(+)-dependent)-like, with translation MASGSGDDDDVQVKNKQVILKDHVSGFPKESDFYINTNSTIKLKVPEGSVGIVVKNLYLSCDPYMRNRMKKAVAGSYIDSFKPGSPISGYGVAKVLDSRHPDFKKGDLVWARTGWEEYSLLTNLVTLNKVLHTDVPLTYHMGILGMPGLTAYAGFYEVCSPMKGEYVFISAASGAVGQLVGQFAKLLGCYVVGSAGSKEKVDLLKNKFGFNEAFNYKEEPDLDAALKRYFPEGIDIYFDNVGGKMLDAVLLNMRVHGRIAVCGMMSQYNLHNPEGVHNLMHLISKRIHMEGFLVFDYYHLYPKFVEEVLSYIAEGKIVYVEDIAEGLENCPAALIGLFTGRNVGKQIVLVARE